The following coding sequences lie in one Ignavibacteriales bacterium genomic window:
- a CDS encoding aldo/keto reductase translates to MQNLHIKNTNLEISRIGLGCMNLGKTWNQEPLTDDTIKNAVAVIRTALDEGINFFDHADIYTRGKSEEVFSNIWKEIPSLREKIILQSKCGIRFPDDPYEGAPHRFDFSYEHITKSVEGILKRLKTDYLDILLLHRPDPLMEPEEVAKAFYDLNSSGKVRYFGLSNHTGSQIELLKKQVLQPILFNQVEFSLIHTDLMDEGITFNQKNPTRGIRNNGTIEYCRMNDITIQAWSPLGKGKLFADVIPDEKVKKASEVVNEIAGKYKVSKEAIMIAWILKHPAKIQPIVGSTKAERVKACCQADSIELSREDWYKLFIAGRGEELP, encoded by the coding sequence ATGCAAAATCTTCATATAAAAAACACTAACCTGGAAATTTCCAGAATCGGACTCGGCTGTATGAATCTTGGCAAAACATGGAACCAGGAACCGTTAACCGATGATACAATAAAAAATGCCGTTGCGGTTATCAGAACAGCTTTAGATGAGGGAATTAATTTCTTTGACCATGCTGATATTTATACACGCGGTAAATCAGAAGAAGTATTTTCAAATATCTGGAAAGAAATACCATCGCTTAGAGAGAAAATAATTCTTCAATCCAAATGCGGGATTCGCTTTCCTGATGATCCTTACGAAGGCGCTCCGCACAGATTTGATTTCAGTTATGAACACATTACAAAATCAGTTGAAGGAATACTCAAAAGACTTAAAACAGATTACCTTGATATTCTACTGCTCCACCGTCCAGATCCGCTTATGGAACCAGAAGAAGTAGCCAAAGCTTTCTATGATCTTAATTCTTCCGGTAAAGTGCGTTACTTTGGTTTAAGTAACCATACTGGTTCCCAAATTGAATTGCTAAAAAAACAGGTACTTCAACCAATCCTTTTCAATCAAGTTGAGTTTAGTTTAATTCACACAGACCTGATGGATGAAGGAATTACATTCAACCAGAAAAATCCGACTCGTGGAATCAGAAATAATGGAACGATTGAGTATTGCAGGATGAATGATATAACAATCCAGGCTTGGTCGCCGCTTGGTAAGGGAAAACTTTTTGCCGATGTTATTCCAGATGAGAAAGTTAAAAAAGCTTCAGAAGTTGTAAACGAGATAGCGGGAAAATATAAAGTAAGTAAGGAAGCAATAATGATTGCCTGGATTCTCAAGCATCCCGCAAAGATTCAACCAATAGTTGGATCTACAAAAGCAGAAAGAGTTAAGGCATGCTGCCAGGCGGATTCCATTGAACTATCCAGAGAAGATTGGTATAAATTGTTTATTGCAGGAAGAGGAGAAGAACTGCCGTAA
- a CDS encoding N-acetylmuramoyl-L-alanine amidase: MALTISSNLKLPADQYFPNVNNKTGICLHHTVGGSAASSVDWWKRDKQMVGTAFIIDRDGTVYQMFDPAGWAYQFGLKWKDPDRIIFEKRFIGIELASEGGLLESGGNLYCFDTISPRTLKARTEVYDNGQAYRGYRYFDKYEPKQIDSVVQLVNQLTQTFNIEKKIPRNYTAFYGQQLKDFKGIIGHVNIREDKSDPLPDNSFWQRVINECGLQLVDVTATSPGLPSAEAPAGLTSDQVQKLFQDNVAQFSKMNRSAGNMVKGLLWELQDGGRNTYIRLKDAVQDGHIIFYELVQGDPKLIALAAQSLGFKSWENNRLEVHDA; this comes from the coding sequence ATGGCTTTAACTATTAGCAGTAATTTAAAACTTCCGGCTGATCAATATTTTCCAAACGTAAATAATAAAACGGGAATCTGTCTACATCATACTGTAGGCGGCTCGGCAGCTTCGAGCGTGGATTGGTGGAAACGCGATAAACAAATGGTTGGAACCGCATTCATTATTGATAGAGACGGAACAGTTTACCAGATGTTTGATCCGGCTGGATGGGCTTATCAGTTTGGATTAAAGTGGAAGGATCCTGATAGAATTATTTTCGAGAAGCGGTTTATAGGAATTGAACTTGCAAGCGAAGGCGGATTGCTTGAATCTGGTGGAAATCTCTATTGCTTCGATACTATTAGTCCACGCACATTAAAGGCACGCACTGAAGTGTATGATAATGGTCAGGCTTATCGAGGTTACCGGTATTTTGATAAATATGAACCAAAGCAGATTGATTCAGTTGTCCAATTGGTAAATCAGCTAACTCAAACATTCAATATTGAAAAGAAAATCCCGCGTAACTACACAGCTTTTTATGGGCAACAGCTAAAAGATTTTAAAGGAATAATCGGTCACGTAAATATTCGCGAAGATAAAAGCGATCCTCTGCCGGATAATTCTTTTTGGCAAAGAGTAATTAACGAATGCGGTTTGCAACTGGTTGATGTTACAGCTACTTCACCCGGCTTACCATCAGCAGAAGCTCCGGCGGGATTAACTTCAGATCAGGTACAAAAATTATTTCAGGATAATGTGGCTCAGTTCAGTAAAATGAATCGCTCGGCAGGAAATATGGTAAAAGGATTGTTATGGGAATTGCAGGATGGCGGAAGAAATACATATATTCGTTTGAAAGATGCTGTTCAGGATGGACACATTATTTTTTATGAATTGGTTCAAGGAGATCCAAAATTGATTGCCTTGGCAGCGCAGTCACTTGGATTCAAGAGTTGGGAAAATAATCGTTTGGAGGTTCATGATGCTTAA
- a CDS encoding S9 family peptidase — translation MNNFKGLKRHSFVLFLFLITIITAQSDQRRKMTVEDLTEIRGVSEPQVSPDGDWVAYSVKTDNMKEDKSNSDIWMSNWDTGEAIRLTFSKENEHLPHWSPDNKYISFLSLRTDSDEVEQLWIMNRVGGEAEMITNFKGNIIDYTWAPDSKRIAFVVEDPDSIDGIIKDEKKTPKPIEINRYYFKEDETGYLLKKRKHIYLFDLADRNATLLTPGKYNEELPSWSPDGSTIAFVSKRNDDFDRNNNFDIYLIEAKAGAVIRQLTTYDGADADPDFDSRLAWSPDGKYIAYIQGGPKELIYYAVQTLAIIPAAGGSPKILLPNLDRNLSHPIWSTDNSSIYFLQEDDRNCDLAKISLTDNKFDLIVPGRHTISNFDLQKDGKIAYLCGTTLQPAEIFALDGKSNRQLSFQNQKLLSQLQLASTQEISFKSKDGTTINGFIVKPPNYQVGKKYPTILNIHGGPTQQFDNEFNISWQLFAANGYVVIGVNPRGSSGRGTDFAKAIFADWGNKDVDDILAAVDYAIEKGITDPDKLGIAGWSYGGMLTNYTIAKDTRFKAAISGASISNIFSGYGTDMYIREYEMELGTPWKNFDTWLRVSYPFFHADKIVTPTLFLCGEKDFNVPLLNSEQMYQALKSLGRDTELIIYPGQFHDISKPSYQVDRMHRYLEWMGKYLKKND, via the coding sequence ATGAATAATTTCAAAGGACTTAAGCGGCACTCGTTTGTTCTGTTTCTATTTCTGATAACAATAATAACGGCACAATCAGATCAAAGAAGAAAAATGACAGTTGAAGACCTGACTGAAATCCGTGGAGTTTCTGAACCGCAGGTTTCTCCGGATGGAGATTGGGTTGCTTATTCTGTAAAAACGGATAATATGAAGGAAGACAAATCAAACTCTGATATCTGGATGTCAAATTGGGATACAGGAGAAGCCATTAGGTTAACCTTCAGCAAAGAAAATGAACATCTGCCGCATTGGAGCCCCGACAATAAATATATTTCCTTTCTTTCACTTAGAACGGATAGTGATGAAGTTGAACAACTCTGGATAATGAATCGGGTTGGTGGTGAAGCAGAAATGATCACCAATTTTAAAGGCAACATTATTGATTACACCTGGGCGCCTGATAGTAAAAGAATTGCATTTGTTGTAGAGGATCCGGATTCTATCGATGGAATTATTAAAGACGAAAAGAAAACTCCGAAACCAATTGAAATTAACCGGTACTATTTCAAAGAAGATGAAACAGGATATCTCCTGAAAAAACGGAAACATATTTATCTTTTTGATCTTGCTGATCGTAACGCAACATTACTAACTCCCGGAAAATATAATGAAGAACTACCATCTTGGTCTCCTGATGGATCAACCATTGCTTTTGTAAGTAAACGCAATGATGATTTTGATAGAAACAATAACTTTGACATTTATTTAATTGAGGCAAAAGCCGGAGCGGTAATCCGTCAGCTTACAACTTATGATGGTGCGGATGCAGATCCTGATTTCGATAGCCGTCTAGCCTGGAGTCCCGATGGAAAATACATAGCGTACATTCAAGGTGGACCAAAAGAATTGATCTATTATGCAGTTCAAACACTTGCAATAATTCCGGCTGCGGGCGGTTCCCCAAAAATTTTATTACCTAATCTTGATCGGAATCTTTCCCATCCAATTTGGTCGACAGATAATTCCTCAATCTATTTCCTGCAGGAAGATGACAGGAATTGTGATCTTGCAAAAATATCTTTAACCGATAATAAATTTGATCTTATTGTTCCAGGCAGACACACCATTAGTAATTTCGATTTACAGAAGGATGGAAAAATAGCGTATCTCTGTGGTACAACATTACAACCAGCAGAAATTTTTGCATTAGATGGAAAAAGCAACCGACAGCTTTCTTTTCAAAATCAAAAATTACTTTCGCAGCTTCAATTAGCTTCAACTCAAGAAATAAGTTTTAAAAGCAAGGATGGAACAACCATAAATGGATTTATTGTTAAACCACCGAATTATCAGGTAGGGAAAAAGTATCCGACTATTCTCAACATTCATGGCGGACCAACACAGCAGTTCGACAATGAATTTAATATTTCGTGGCAGTTGTTTGCTGCAAACGGTTATGTTGTAATCGGTGTTAATCCCCGTGGAAGTTCCGGAAGAGGAACTGATTTTGCTAAAGCAATCTTTGCAGATTGGGGAAACAAAGATGTTGATGATATTTTAGCTGCGGTTGATTATGCAATTGAAAAAGGAATTACAGATCCGGATAAACTTGGAATTGCAGGCTGGAGCTATGGTGGAATGCTTACAAATTACACCATTGCTAAAGATACAAGATTTAAAGCTGCTATCAGCGGGGCAAGTATTTCTAATATTTTTTCCGGTTATGGTACGGATATGTACATTCGCGAATATGAAATGGAACTTGGAACACCATGGAAAAATTTCGATACCTGGTTGAGAGTTTCTTATCCATTTTTTCACGCTGATAAGATTGTTACTCCAACTCTTTTTTTATGTGGTGAAAAGGATTTTAATGTTCCATTGCTAAATTCTGAACAAATGTATCAGGCTCTAAAAAGTTTGGGAAGAGATACCGAGCTAATAATTTACCCCGGGCAATTCCACGATATTTCCAAACCAAGTTACCAGGTTGATAGAATGCATAGATATTTGGAATGGATGGGAAAATATTTAAAGAAAAATGATTGA
- a CDS encoding inorganic phosphate transporter: MTIPFIDITIPTIAVIIIALAFLFDFYNGMHDAANSIATVVATKVLSPFQAVAWAAFFNFAALFIFGLSVAATIGKGLIDTSVLDNTLILSGLIGAIIVAAGSTHLGIPLSISHCLIGGLGGVAVIKAGFGALIASGFLKVIAFIFISPLLGYIFAGVFSVVTIWIVRNMAPRKVDKNFRKLQLLSAALYSLSHGSNDAQKTIGLITMVLIANNVIQPASHPPYWVEFTSYTIIATGTLLGGWKVIKTLGMRMTRLTPFSGFSAETSAGLTILFASAIGVPVSTTQTISGAIAGVGAIRSTRAVRWKLARNIIWAWILTIPLSATFGIIAYKIFLFLNI; this comes from the coding sequence ATGACAATTCCCTTTATAGATATAACCATTCCCACCATTGCTGTAATTATAATAGCTTTAGCTTTTCTTTTTGATTTTTATAACGGGATGCACGACGCAGCCAACTCAATTGCTACAGTTGTGGCTACTAAAGTTTTATCACCCTTTCAAGCTGTAGCCTGGGCAGCTTTTTTTAACTTTGCCGCTTTGTTTATTTTTGGATTAAGTGTTGCCGCTACTATTGGCAAAGGTTTAATCGACACTTCTGTATTGGACAATACACTTATTTTGTCGGGATTAATTGGGGCTATTATCGTTGCTGCCGGTTCTACTCATCTTGGAATTCCTTTAAGCATCTCACATTGTTTAATTGGTGGTTTAGGTGGGGTTGCTGTAATAAAAGCTGGCTTTGGTGCGTTGATTGCCTCCGGTTTTCTAAAAGTTATTGCATTTATTTTTATATCACCACTACTTGGATATATTTTTGCAGGAGTGTTTTCTGTTGTTACAATTTGGATTGTAAGAAATATGGCTCCAAGAAAAGTAGATAAAAATTTTAGAAAATTACAATTACTATCAGCCGCCTTATATAGTCTTAGTCACGGTTCTAACGATGCACAAAAAACTATTGGTTTAATTACCATGGTTTTAATTGCCAATAATGTAATTCAGCCAGCTTCCCATCCACCTTACTGGGTAGAATTTACCAGCTACACAATTATTGCAACTGGAACTTTATTAGGCGGATGGAAAGTGATAAAAACACTTGGTATGCGTATGACCAGGCTAACTCCATTTAGCGGATTCAGCGCAGAAACATCTGCTGGTTTAACAATCCTTTTTGCCTCGGCTATTGGTGTTCCGGTAAGTACAACTCAAACGATTTCCGGAGCGATTGCCGGAGTAGGAGCAATCAGAAGTACGCGGGCGGTAAGATGGAAACTTGCCAGGAATATAATTTGGGCTTGGATTCTAACAATTCCTCTTTCCGCAACTTTTGGAATAATAGCTTATAAGATATTTTTATTTTTAAATATCTAA
- a CDS encoding N-acetylmuramoyl-L-alanine amidase, with protein sequence MNFKAILLIFFCSLISVFAQKSSVELSISGDAYLFPSVNKKGIDFISVKNLSEALSAPSLFNPAVKKMEIRFPDYIIKFTARNQFVILTSEADNKQQSYQMPVAALLSADDILIPIQYSTTFLSIACGKEIKIAKQSVGDAIAENKNEKVEEEKKEDKTESTEIEKPSYNVSGISLNVKTNGTLVRIKSNKKIGKFSQSIIDGVLFLNIIGINLDEEKINSTEPSGLVKKIAAKNTQNNSQIEFELGEGYSVSEAIRVEKSNDLLITIHNKLFSNPTAEKNKERWKFDAVVIDAGHGGKDPGAIGLNGVEEKKINLAIALKLGELIEHHLNEVKVIYTRSSDKFIELYKRGKIANEKNGKLFISIHCNSTPQKPTHISGFEVYLLRPGRTREAIDIAQMENSVIKYEDNPKRYQELTDENFILVTMAHSSFMKYSEKFSDILNKDFSEKVNLPSNGIKQAGFYVLVGASMPSVLIESGYLSNKKDETYLNSKSGQEEIAESIFNSVKKFKEEYDNEMKAVN encoded by the coding sequence ATGAATTTCAAAGCAATTCTATTAATCTTTTTTTGTTCGCTCATTTCAGTCTTTGCACAAAAGTCGTCTGTAGAATTAAGTATTTCCGGCGATGCCTATTTATTTCCATCTGTAAATAAAAAAGGGATAGATTTCATTTCCGTTAAAAATCTTTCGGAAGCTTTATCCGCTCCCAGCTTATTTAATCCAGCCGTAAAGAAAATGGAAATCAGATTTCCGGATTACATTATTAAATTTACTGCAAGAAATCAATTTGTTATTCTAACCTCAGAAGCTGATAACAAACAACAAAGCTACCAAATGCCGGTTGCTGCTTTGCTTTCAGCGGATGATATTCTTATTCCAATCCAGTATTCTACAACTTTCCTTTCAATAGCCTGTGGCAAAGAAATTAAAATTGCAAAACAAAGTGTTGGTGATGCAATTGCTGAAAATAAAAATGAAAAAGTTGAAGAAGAAAAAAAGGAAGATAAAACTGAATCCACGGAAATAGAAAAACCATCATACAATGTTTCCGGAATTTCTCTTAATGTAAAAACGAACGGAACACTGGTTAGGATAAAATCCAACAAGAAAATTGGAAAATTTAGTCAATCAATTATTGATGGAGTTTTGTTCCTTAATATCATTGGAATTAATTTAGATGAAGAAAAAATCAATTCAACTGAACCATCCGGATTAGTAAAAAAAATTGCAGCTAAAAACACTCAGAACAATTCCCAAATTGAATTTGAACTTGGAGAAGGTTATTCAGTTTCAGAAGCAATCCGTGTTGAAAAGAGTAACGATTTGTTAATTACAATTCACAATAAATTATTTTCGAATCCAACAGCAGAAAAAAACAAAGAGCGATGGAAGTTTGACGCTGTGGTTATAGATGCCGGGCACGGTGGTAAAGATCCCGGTGCAATTGGATTAAATGGAGTTGAGGAAAAAAAAATAAATCTTGCCATTGCACTTAAACTTGGTGAGTTGATAGAACATCATTTAAATGAAGTAAAAGTAATTTACACCCGCTCATCTGATAAGTTTATTGAGTTATATAAGCGCGGAAAAATTGCCAACGAAAAGAATGGAAAACTTTTTATTTCTATTCACTGCAACTCAACACCGCAAAAGCCAACCCACATAAGCGGATTTGAAGTTTATCTTCTTAGACCCGGAAGAACAAGAGAAGCGATTGATATTGCACAAATGGAAAACAGTGTAATTAAGTACGAGGATAATCCAAAACGTTACCAGGAATTAACTGATGAAAATTTTATTCTTGTAACAATGGCTCATTCTTCTTTTATGAAATACTCCGAAAAATTCTCTGATATTCTGAACAAAGATTTTTCTGAAAAGGTCAACCTTCCTTCAAACGGAATAAAGCAAGCGGGTTTTTATGTGCTGGTAGGAGCTTCTATGCCAAGTGTTTTAATTGAAAGCGGGTACCTTTCCAACAAGAAAGATGAGACTTACTTGAACAGCAAAAGCGGACAGGAAGAAATTGCTGAATCAATTTTCAATTCAGTTAAAAAGTTTAAAGAAGAATATGACAATGAGATGAAAGCAGTAAACTAA
- a CDS encoding DUF6174 domain-containing protein translates to MKRTLRFAILMLILFGCKEKSTEPVPITPFEQWRSFNIHNYTIEQTRSCFCFYGGERMRITVQSDTVSSVMKLSDSTIILYPASKNFLSIDSLFGIIQNSRTDSLVVIYNLKYDYPEKLDINPQLHPVDGGELYESFNLEITK, encoded by the coding sequence ATGAAAAGAACACTTCGTTTTGCAATTTTAATGCTCATACTATTTGGGTGTAAAGAAAAATCTACAGAACCGGTTCCCATAACACCTTTTGAACAGTGGCGTTCTTTTAACATTCACAATTACACAATTGAACAGACTCGTTCTTGTTTTTGTTTTTATGGTGGTGAAAGAATGAGAATTACTGTTCAGTCCGATACAGTTTCTTCGGTGATGAAACTCTCTGATTCAACCATCATTTTATATCCCGCATCAAAAAATTTTTTATCAATAGATTCCCTGTTTGGAATAATCCAAAATTCCAGGACCGATTCGTTAGTAGTAATTTATAATTTAAAATACGATTATCCGGAAAAGCTTGATATTAATCCTCAGCTACACCCGGTTGATGGTGGTGAATTGTACGAGAGTTTTAATTTAGAAATCACAAAATAA
- a CDS encoding isoprenylcysteine carboxylmethyltransferase family protein, with protein sequence MATFGANFSGAAKGIKTSLTNVKERPKTFLQKLPPNLSVVILVLVIASIFQLGTLDYSKYQSFFNFRLVGLIVYLIFSWFQIWAYKSMGENYSNEIIIMKIHKLVKSGPFKIVRHPYYLGQILTDLGGAVALLSYTVFPLVIIEIPLLIMRAIFEERLMAKHFKDEFTAYKKKSGFLIPFIG encoded by the coding sequence TTGGCAACTTTCGGAGCAAATTTTTCCGGTGCCGCCAAAGGAATTAAAACTTCTCTTACAAATGTTAAAGAACGACCTAAAACTTTTCTTCAAAAACTGCCGCCAAATCTTTCGGTTGTAATTTTAGTTTTAGTAATTGCTTCAATTTTTCAGTTGGGTACACTTGATTATTCCAAATACCAATCTTTTTTTAATTTTAGATTGGTTGGATTGATCGTTTATCTCATCTTCTCCTGGTTCCAAATTTGGGCTTACAAGTCGATGGGAGAAAATTATTCAAACGAAATTATTATTATGAAAATTCATAAACTGGTTAAATCCGGTCCATTTAAAATTGTTCGTCATCCTTATTATCTAGGACAAATATTAACAGATTTGGGTGGTGCTGTTGCGTTGTTAAGTTATACAGTTTTTCCATTGGTTATTATAGAAATTCCCCTTCTTATAATGCGTGCTATTTTTGAAGAACGATTAATGGCAAAGCATTTTAAGGATGAATTTACAGCGTACAAGAAAAAATCTGGCTTCCTAATTCCATTCATCGGATAA
- a CDS encoding DUF47 family protein, with product MFKFLLPKEEKYFEDFNIMVAAVTEMADMAKEFFNKAVYDDEIILKITALEKRCDEISQKVIKKLNRSFLTPFDREDIYDLIHTLEKLSDSIYAAVTRVKVYNFTQHLDVADKLLQIAGLQLKEIHLSIVEHKLKQTDGLKNVKDYEEEADNIYREAISLLFREEKDAIDLMRKKAIIDALETVTDRCQNIAAAVMTIALKNN from the coding sequence ATGTTTAAATTTTTACTGCCAAAAGAAGAAAAGTATTTTGAAGATTTTAATATAATGGTAGCTGCTGTTACTGAAATGGCGGACATGGCAAAGGAATTCTTTAACAAGGCTGTTTATGATGATGAAATAATTCTAAAAATTACTGCTTTAGAAAAACGCTGTGATGAAATTTCCCAAAAGGTTATAAAAAAATTGAACCGTAGTTTTTTAACTCCCTTTGACCGTGAAGATATTTATGATTTAATCCATACCTTAGAAAAACTTAGCGACTCAATTTATGCTGCTGTAACCAGAGTAAAAGTTTACAATTTTACTCAGCATTTAGATGTTGCTGATAAACTATTGCAAATTGCAGGACTTCAATTAAAAGAAATTCATTTATCTATTGTTGAACATAAGTTAAAGCAAACAGATGGACTTAAAAATGTAAAAGATTATGAAGAAGAAGCTGATAATATTTATCGGGAAGCAATTTCATTATTGTTCCGGGAAGAAAAAGACGCCATCGATTTAATGAGAAAGAAAGCTATTATTGATGCTTTGGAAACGGTTACCGACAGATGCCAGAATATTGCTGCCGCTGTTATGACAATTGCTTTAAAAAATAATTAA
- the phoU gene encoding phosphate signaling complex protein PhoU, protein MQEHFIKEVEGLKTNLIKMASLVDEQVERAINALETGDIELCRGIKARDLEIDAYDNLVLTQCENILALFQPVATDLRFIMSALLINNQLERCGDIAVNIAQRVKKTGEHHQLIIESQILDMGKHAKEMVKDAIDSFVNLNIGQAEKVLSREEIVDKLNKSIFKFLIAKMQAEPTLIEPGAHLIVLTRHIERLADHATNIAEDLIFHVNAEIIAHRKKLKNLREGS, encoded by the coding sequence ATGCAGGAACATTTCATCAAAGAAGTTGAGGGATTAAAAACTAATTTAATTAAAATGGCATCTCTTGTGGATGAACAGGTTGAGAGAGCTATCAACGCCTTAGAAACAGGGGATATTGAACTTTGCCGCGGGATAAAAGCCAGAGACCTGGAAATAGATGCGTATGATAATTTAGTGCTTACGCAGTGCGAAAATATTCTTGCCTTATTCCAGCCGGTTGCTACCGACCTGAGATTTATTATGTCTGCACTATTGATTAACAATCAATTAGAACGATGCGGAGATATTGCGGTAAATATTGCTCAGCGTGTAAAAAAAACAGGCGAGCATCATCAACTTATAATTGAATCGCAGATTTTAGATATGGGGAAGCATGCCAAAGAAATGGTTAAGGATGCAATAGATTCTTTTGTAAATCTTAATATTGGACAAGCTGAAAAAGTTTTAAGTCGAGAGGAAATAGTTGATAAGCTGAACAAAAGTATTTTTAAGTTTCTCATTGCTAAAATGCAAGCTGAGCCAACACTAATTGAACCAGGTGCGCATCTTATTGTTTTAACCCGGCATATTGAACGTTTGGCAGACCACGCTACAAACATTGCTGAAGATTTGATTTTTCATGTGAATGCAGAAATAATTGCTCATAGAAAAAAACTTAAAAATCTTAGAGAAGGAAGTTAA
- a CDS encoding DinB family protein produces MEEFKRISKIFSNLYNGSSWIEVTILGTLKSISSEKAFTKPVNGLNSIWEIVNHVVSWRETVLKRLKGEQKIFPDNNYFETVTDNSNQAWQQTLDRFEKSNLEWVGFFTEINDSTFAKQYDKVEYSFFELIMGILQHDTYHLGQIVLLKKIITLHAS; encoded by the coding sequence ATGGAAGAGTTTAAAAGAATCTCTAAAATATTTTCTAATTTGTATAACGGTTCCTCCTGGATTGAAGTAACCATTCTTGGGACGCTGAAAAGTATTAGTTCTGAAAAAGCTTTTACAAAACCGGTTAACGGGCTTAATTCAATCTGGGAAATTGTAAATCATGTTGTAAGTTGGAGGGAAACTGTACTTAAAAGATTAAAAGGGGAACAAAAAATATTTCCGGACAACAATTATTTTGAAACAGTAACTGATAACTCAAACCAGGCTTGGCAACAAACACTTGATAGATTTGAGAAATCCAATTTAGAATGGGTGGGATTTTTTACAGAAATAAATGATTCAACATTTGCAAAACAATATGACAAGGTGGAATATTCATTCTTTGAATTAATTATGGGAATACTTCAACACGATACTTATCATCTTGGACAGATTGTTCTTCTAAAGAAAATAATAACATTACACGCATCTTAA
- a CDS encoding VOC family protein has protein sequence MTRVTGIGGIFFKSKDPQKTRDWYNEHLGIQSESWGYSFEWRELDKPEIKGSTIWSPFPDNTKYFQPSEKQFMINYRVDNLSELLEELRKEGVQVMEKTEESEFGKFGWILDPDGNKIELWEPPASS, from the coding sequence ATGACTCGAGTAACTGGAATAGGCGGTATATTTTTTAAAAGCAAAGATCCGCAAAAAACAAGAGATTGGTATAATGAACACCTCGGCATTCAATCCGAAAGTTGGGGATACAGTTTCGAATGGAGAGAATTAGACAAACCGGAAATTAAAGGTTCCACAATATGGAGTCCATTTCCGGACAACACAAAATATTTTCAGCCAAGTGAAAAACAATTTATGATAAACTACCGTGTAGATAATTTATCAGAGCTATTGGAAGAACTTCGCAAGGAAGGAGTGCAGGTGATGGAGAAAACAGAGGAATCGGAGTTTGGAAAATTCGGTTGGATTCTTGATCCTGATGGAAACAAGATTGAACTTTGGGAGCCGCCTGCTTCAAGTTAA